One window from the genome of Vicinamibacteria bacterium encodes:
- a CDS encoding (2Fe-2S)-binding protein: protein MDTIKELLVNGTRHSIDVGPERSLLGVLRDELELTGTKYGCGEGQCGACTVLVDGQAARSCLIKVGSAVGKAITTIEGLEKNGQLHPLQAAFLEAGAMQCGYCTAGMIMAGVALLGKIPEPGERDVARALEGNLCRCGTYPRIVTAVCAAARSRARSSHD, encoded by the coding sequence ATGGACACCATCAAGGAACTTCTGGTCAACGGCACCCGGCATTCCATCGACGTGGGCCCGGAGCGGAGCCTGCTGGGCGTCCTGCGCGATGAGCTTGAGCTGACGGGCACCAAATACGGGTGCGGCGAGGGCCAGTGCGGCGCCTGCACGGTTCTCGTGGACGGCCAGGCCGCGCGGTCCTGTTTGATCAAGGTGGGCAGTGCCGTCGGGAAGGCGATCACCACCATCGAGGGGCTGGAGAAGAACGGCCAGCTCCATCCCCTCCAGGCCGCGTTCCTGGAGGCGGGCGCGATGCAGTGCGGCTACTGTACGGCGGGCATGATCATGGCAGGCGTCGCCCTTCTCGGGAAAATCCCGGAACCCGGGGAGCGGGATGTCGCGCGGGCGCTCGAAGGCAACCTCTGCCGCTGCGGCACGTATCCCCGGATCGTGACCGCGGTGTGCGCGGCAGCTCGATCTCGAGCGAGGTCGTCCCATGACTGA
- a CDS encoding molybdopterin cofactor-binding domain-containing protein, translated as MTETREPNPRPEVERYELFARPGYRFDLGRRDFCKILGGGVVVTVALDPALALQESGGARRSSGDAMPRELGAWLHVAADGAVTVYTGKAEMGQNIRTSLAQVVAEELRVPLPAITMIMADTAQTPFDMGTFGSRTTPYMAPQLRRAAAAARELLIGLAAEKWGVDRASVEAGDGRVGHPPTRRSLSFGELTRGQKLVRTIGESEPTSPPERWTIAGQSIAKVNGRQIVTGKHKYTSDLTRPGMLHGKVLRPPSFGAALLSLDAREAEAIPGATVVRDGEFVGVAAPTEPIASRARDAIHAEWKAAAQPSGRQIFEYLKKNPVDGQGFDARSRHVVGSVEEGLAEAGTKLETTYTVAYIAHVPLEPRAAVAEWGEGGLTVWTGTQRPFGVQAELAEAFRLTLDKVRVIVPDTGSGYGGKHTGEAAVEAARLAKAAGHPVKLVWTREEEFTWAYFRPAGVIEVRSGARADGTLLAWEFHNYNSGPSAIHTPYEVPHQKIEFHPARSPLRQGSYRGLAATANHFARETHMDELASALGLSPLEFRLRNLKDARLRAVLEAAAERFGWGKAKASPERGFGLACGVEKGGYLASCAEVSVSRPAGEVRVVRVVTAFECGAILNPDHLQNQVEGAVIMGLGGALFEAIESEGGEILNPRLSGYRVPRFKDVPLLETVLLDRKDLPSAGAGETPIVGVAPALGNALFSATGLRLRSLPLAPRGLPA; from the coding sequence ATGACTGAGACACGGGAGCCAAACCCTCGGCCCGAGGTGGAGCGCTACGAGCTCTTCGCCCGACCCGGTTACCGCTTCGACCTCGGGCGGCGCGACTTCTGCAAGATCCTGGGGGGTGGCGTCGTCGTGACCGTGGCCCTCGACCCTGCCTTGGCGCTCCAGGAGTCCGGAGGTGCCCGCCGGAGTTCCGGGGACGCGATGCCCCGGGAGCTCGGCGCCTGGCTGCACGTCGCGGCAGACGGGGCCGTGACCGTCTACACGGGCAAGGCGGAGATGGGGCAAAACATCCGCACCTCGCTCGCCCAGGTCGTGGCCGAGGAGCTGCGCGTGCCCCTCCCGGCCATCACGATGATCATGGCGGACACCGCGCAGACTCCCTTCGACATGGGGACCTTCGGAAGTCGCACCACGCCCTACATGGCCCCCCAGTTGCGGAGGGCGGCCGCCGCGGCGCGCGAGCTGCTCATCGGCCTCGCGGCCGAGAAATGGGGGGTCGATCGGGCGTCGGTGGAGGCGGGGGATGGCAGGGTGGGCCACCCTCCGACGAGGCGTTCGCTAAGCTTTGGCGAGCTCACCCGGGGCCAGAAGCTCGTGAGAACGATCGGCGAGAGCGAGCCCACCAGCCCGCCCGAGCGCTGGACCATCGCCGGGCAGTCGATTGCCAAGGTGAACGGCCGCCAAATCGTGACCGGGAAGCACAAGTACACATCGGACCTCACGCGCCCGGGCATGCTCCACGGGAAGGTGCTCCGGCCTCCCAGTTTCGGGGCCGCGCTCCTGTCCCTGGATGCCCGGGAAGCGGAAGCCATCCCCGGTGCTACCGTCGTCCGCGACGGGGAGTTCGTGGGCGTCGCTGCGCCCACCGAGCCGATCGCCTCCCGCGCCCGCGACGCGATCCACGCCGAATGGAAGGCCGCCGCCCAGCCGTCGGGAAGACAGATCTTCGAGTACCTCAAGAAGAACCCGGTGGACGGCCAGGGGTTCGATGCGCGGTCGCGTCACGTCGTGGGCTCCGTCGAGGAGGGCCTCGCGGAGGCGGGGACGAAGCTGGAGACTACGTACACGGTGGCCTACATCGCCCACGTTCCCCTGGAGCCACGGGCCGCGGTGGCGGAGTGGGGGGAGGGGGGGTTGACGGTCTGGACGGGAACGCAGCGCCCCTTCGGGGTCCAGGCCGAGCTGGCCGAGGCCTTCAGGCTGACCCTGGACAAGGTGCGCGTGATCGTCCCCGACACCGGCTCCGGCTATGGCGGCAAGCACACCGGCGAAGCGGCCGTAGAGGCGGCGCGCCTGGCCAAAGCCGCCGGCCATCCGGTCAAGCTGGTCTGGACGCGGGAAGAGGAGTTTACCTGGGCCTACTTCCGTCCCGCAGGGGTGATCGAGGTGCGCAGCGGTGCGCGAGCCGACGGCACGCTCCTGGCATGGGAGTTCCACAACTACAACTCCGGCCCTTCCGCGATCCACACCCCCTACGAGGTACCCCACCAGAAGATCGAGTTCCATCCTGCCCGCTCGCCCCTGCGGCAGGGGTCCTATCGGGGCCTGGCCGCCACCGCCAACCACTTCGCGCGCGAGACGCACATGGACGAGCTGGCCTCGGCCCTGGGTCTAAGTCCCCTGGAGTTCCGCCTCCGCAACCTGAAGGACGCTCGCCTGCGCGCCGTCCTCGAGGCGGCCGCCGAGCGCTTCGGCTGGGGGAAGGCAAAAGCCTCCCCGGAGCGCGGCTTCGGCCTGGCCTGCGGGGTGGAGAAGGGAGGGTACCTGGCCAGCTGCGCGGAGGTGTCCGTCTCGCGCCCCGCGGGCGAGGTTCGGGTCGTGCGCGTGGTGACGGCTTTCGAATGCGGCGCCATCCTGAACCCGGACCACCTCCAGAACCAGGTGGAAGGGGCCGTGATCATGGGCTTGGGGGGTGCGCTCTTCGAGGCCATCGAGTCCGAGGGCGGAGAGATCCTCAACCCCCGGCTTTCCGGCTATCGTGTGCCCCGCTTCAAGGACGTACCCCTTCTGGAGACCGTACTCCTCGACCGCAAGGACCTGCCCTCGGCGGGGGCAGGGGAGACGCCGATCGTGGGCGTGGCGCCCGCGCTGGGGAACGCCTTGTTCTCGGCCACGGGCCTCCGTCTTAGGTCGCTGCCCCTCGCGCCCCGCGGCTTGCCCGCCTAG